CGCCCGTCCGCGCGCTCACCTTCGCGAGGCGGCGCGGGAGCAGGCCGTCGCGCGCCATGACGAAGAAGATGCGGCTCTGGCCGTACATCATGACCAGGATGACGGACGGAAGCGCCACCACCGCAGCGAGCGCGATGAGGTGCCCCGCCTGCGGCTGGCCCAGGGTGCGCAGGACGAGCGCGAGCGGCTCGGCCGAATCGGCGAGCTGGGTGAAGGGCAGCGCGCCGACCGCCGCCACCGCCACCGCCATGTAGATCGCGGTGCAGACCACCATCGAGCCCACGATCCCGATCGTCAGGTCGCGGCCCGGGTTCTTCGCCTCTTCCGCCGAGGTCGCGACCGCGTCGAAGCCGTAGAAGGCGAAGAACACGATCGCCGCCGCGGCCATTACGCCCCTTTTCTCCCCGCCGATCTCGGTCGAGGCGAAGCCGTAGGGCATGAACGGGTGGAGGTTGTCGGCGGTGAAGGCGGGCAGCGCGAAGGCGATGAAGATCGCGAGCGCGGCGAGCTTCACGACGACGAGGACGATGTTGAGGGTCGCGCTCTCGCGCGTGCCGGCGACCAGCAGCCCCATCACCGCCAGCGCGACCAGCACCGCTGGCAGGTTGACGATCCCGCCGCCGTGCGGCCCGGACAGCAGTGCCGCGGGAAGGTGGATGCCGGCGGACTGGATCCAGCCGACGAGATAGCCGGACCAGCCGACCGCCACGGTCGAGCAGGCGAGCGAATATTCGAGGATCAGCGACCAGCCGACGATCCAGGCGATCGTCTCCCCCAGCGCCGCGTAGCTGAAGGTATAGGCGCTGCCCGCCGCGGGGATCATCGTCGCAAGTTCGGCATAGGCGAGCGCGGCGCAGGCGCAGACCGCACCGGCGATCGCGAAGGCGAGGATTACCGCCGGCCCCGCGCGCTCCGCCCCGACGCCGGTCAGCGTGTAGATGCCGGTGCCGACGATCGCACCGACCCCCAAAGCGATCAGGTGCGGCCAGGACAGCGTCTTCGCCAATGCTGCGCCCGACGGGCGATGCAGCAGCGTATCGAGCGACTTGCGCGGTCCGAACATGGCTCCCCTTCCCCCTCGGCGCCCCCGGTTCATCCGGTGGCGAATTGTACCCTGAGATCGTCCAGCGTCGCGCCGATGTGCGCGGCCAGCAGCGCCTCCAGCGCCGCGCCGTCGCGCGCCAGGAACGCGTCGAGCAGCGCCCGATGCTCGCGATGCGCGCGCGATTCGCGCCCCGCCGGCTCCAGATGCGCGATGACGTAGCGTTCGGCGAGGATCGACAGCCGCTCCACCATCTGCGTCGTCAGCAGCCGGCCGCCCGGGCGTACCAGCGCGACGTGGAACTCACGGTTGCGCACCGCCACCTGCGGCAGGTCGGTGCTCGCGGCGCGGTCGAGCCGCTCGAACGCGTCGGTCGCGGCGGCGCGCGCGCCCTCGTCCGCCTGCGTCGCCGCATCGGCCGCCGCGCGCGGCTCGATCGCAAGGCGGAGCGCGTAGATCTCCTCCACCTGCGATGCCGACATCGGCTGGACGAAGAAGCCGCGGTTGGCGTGGCTGGTCAGGAGCCCCTCCTGCTCCAGCCGCGCCAACGCCTCGCGCAACGGGATCTTGCTGACCCCGAGTTCCGCGGCCAGCGCATCCTGGCGGATGGGGGAGTCGGTCCCCAGCTTGCCCATGACGATCTGCTCGCGAACGATCTCGAACACGCGCTCGGAAAGCGTCCTCACGACAATGCTCATGCTGGGTTCCTCGTTGCGGTCACTTGACCTGGAACCCTTCCCAGAAGCGATCGCTGCGGTCGATCCAAATCGTATTGAACCCGGTCGCCACCGCCGACC
The sequence above is drawn from the Sphingomonas adhaesiva genome and encodes:
- a CDS encoding GntR family transcriptional regulator, which produces MSIVVRTLSERVFEIVREQIVMGKLGTDSPIRQDALAAELGVSKIPLREALARLEQEGLLTSHANRGFFVQPMSASQVEEIYALRLAIEPRAAADAATQADEGARAAATDAFERLDRAASTDLPQVAVRNREFHVALVRPGGRLLTTQMVERLSILAERYVIAHLEPAGRESRAHREHRALLDAFLARDGAALEALLAAHIGATLDDLRVQFATG
- a CDS encoding amino acid permease, whose translation is MFGPRKSLDTLLHRPSGAALAKTLSWPHLIALGVGAIVGTGIYTLTGVGAERAGPAVILAFAIAGAVCACAALAYAELATMIPAAGSAYTFSYAALGETIAWIVGWSLILEYSLACSTVAVGWSGYLVGWIQSAGIHLPAALLSGPHGGGIVNLPAVLVALAVMGLLVAGTRESATLNIVLVVVKLAALAIFIAFALPAFTADNLHPFMPYGFASTEIGGEKRGVMAAAAIVFFAFYGFDAVATSAEEAKNPGRDLTIGIVGSMVVCTAIYMAVAVAAVGALPFTQLADSAEPLALVLRTLGQPQAGHLIALAAVVALPSVILVMMYGQSRIFFVMARDGLLPRRLAKVSARTGAPTLITVLTGISIAAVAGFFRLDEIAELANAGTLLAFIAVGGCLMVLRRRAPHAPRLFRCPAPYVVGTLAILGCLYLLFSLPSSTIARFLIWNVIGLALYALYGRRGSVEREAPANA